A single genomic interval of Candidatus Poribacteria bacterium harbors:
- a CDS encoding DUF2961 domain-containing protein, with translation MAYIDGLLSSLTRVRKARSLRAASWDTTGRNNDAWNVEPGETRVIADIQGTGCINHIWMTQPNGYRNVLIRMFWDDEEHPSVLCPLGDFFGLGNEIVNSYDSIPFSASTHQNNTFNTGCALNSYLQMPFNRSARIELVNEGDTTHRQYFYVDYELYPEPHADDVAYFHAQFHRENPCDGWGHEITVNTPEANIINAERLAWDNNYLILSAEGRGHYVGCNLSVTNFQGTWWGEGDDMIWVDGYKWPPDLHGTGSEDYLNQAWGMQQNAFAHNGSSIHENNTDGYQTSYVYHIENPIRFEKEIRVTIEHGHGNHLSNETSSVAYWYQIEPHAPFGILPVAQRKPVLKDESGAWQIETSAQTPSAELVLNDEMKEMKQKWSEKK, from the coding sequence ATGGCTTATATTGATGGATTATTGTCGTCATTGACGCGTGTCAGGAAAGCACGCTCATTACGTGCCGCCTCTTGGGATACAACAGGCAGGAATAACGATGCATGGAATGTCGAACCCGGTGAAACGCGCGTTATTGCAGACATTCAAGGCACCGGTTGTATCAATCATATCTGGATGACCCAGCCAAACGGTTACCGGAACGTACTAATTCGGATGTTCTGGGACGATGAAGAACACCCAAGTGTCCTCTGCCCGCTGGGCGACTTCTTCGGACTCGGCAACGAAATCGTTAATTCTTACGATTCTATTCCCTTCTCCGCCTCCACACACCAAAACAACACGTTCAATACAGGCTGCGCACTCAACAGTTATTTACAGATGCCTTTTAACCGCAGCGCGAGGATTGAGCTCGTCAACGAAGGCGATACAACCCATCGTCAATACTTCTATGTCGATTATGAACTGTACCCCGAACCACACGCCGATGATGTCGCCTATTTTCACGCACAATTCCATCGCGAAAACCCGTGTGACGGATGGGGACATGAAATTACCGTGAATACTCCCGAAGCCAATATCATCAATGCAGAACGGCTTGCTTGGGACAACAATTACCTCATCTTATCTGCCGAAGGCAGAGGTCATTATGTCGGTTGTAACCTATCGGTTACCAATTTCCAAGGCACCTGGTGGGGCGAAGGCGATGATATGATCTGGGTAGATGGTTATAAATGGCCCCCCGACTTGCACGGCACGGGTTCAGAGGATTACCTTAACCAAGCCTGGGGGATGCAACAAAACGCCTTTGCACATAACGGCTCCTCTATCCACGAAAATAACACCGACGGTTACCAGACCTCTTATGTCTATCACATCGAAAACCCTATCCGCTTTGAGAAGGAAATTCGAGTTACGATTGAGCACGGACACGGCAATCACCTCAGCAATGAGACATCCTCTGTCGCTTATTGGTACCAAATTGAACCGCATGCCCCCTTCGGCATTTTACCTGTCGCACAACGTAAGCCGGTGCTGAAGGATGAATCTGGCGCATGGCAGATTGAAACATCTGCCCAAACGCCATCAGCGGAACTCGTGCTCAACGATGAGATGAAAGAGATGAAACAGAAATGGAGCGAAAAAAAATAA